A part of Neoarius graeffei isolate fNeoGra1 chromosome 22, fNeoGra1.pri, whole genome shotgun sequence genomic DNA contains:
- the LOC132870679 gene encoding uncharacterized protein LOC132870679 isoform X1 — translation MFLLICYKIIHITLRFSVFAVRLEYYLWIFVVQFLAWRMLVKVKCREKQRYVKITESDGTYDYQQFHQAVIEKFGLPHFTNIVYKDSSGTELDADIFSELLEKGKELITAVVNDDSEDISSEASCSDASTVILDEIPSKISRQDQTEREVAKNMVNQVLLRKPGGGGGEVFQEYHKTKSLTSATRRLLVNILVADMVEVHGWIPSQAIKVKYAQGIVALFPYLEDPLSKHGYEHFYDAASGSGYISWRLKTVQRSLADHSRSPVAVGESSGGPKATRLLATTIQQLTGQECEEAMSMMNHSSDEAVVREKMKATFEHRQKLVHDPDTSMDVLDIFPRFLDIPGLIEQDFLALFGEETSGKFLAKWPTFFRPHIIEDAKGLVSTAHVEDLLCSAQGDGDRGWDSDIASLCLLLHLIPPTSKGHKKAAKVSALQAEDYLVKYMQIGTSMQIFLSRLEPSQPFMLCIGEQKNKIHKFYIIIDSQAVPCRAQTSVAAFDELFKAHFVFGTSYCEALDGFYSFIQTAVYNIDVGKTKEKPRVRELRARYLNVKK, via the exons ATGTTCCTTTTAATATGCTACAAAATCATCCATATAACGCTTCGTTTTTCTGTGTTTGCAGTACGACTGGAATATTATCTTTGGATTTTTGTGGTGCAGTTCCTAGCTTGG AGAATGCTTGTGAAAGTTAAGTGCCGAGAAAAACAGAGATATGTGAAGATCACAGAGAGTGATGGGACCTATGACTACCAGCAGTTTCACCAAGCAG TCATAGAGAAATTTGGTCTGCCTCACTTCACCAACATTGTTTACAAAGACTCCTCAGGAACAGAACTGGATGCAGACATCTTCTCCGAACTGTTGGAGAAGGGAAAGGAGTTGATAACGGCTGTTGTGAATGATG attcagaggataTATCTTCTGAAGCATCATGCTCAGACGCCTCTACAGTTATTTTGGATGAGATTCCAAGCAAGATATCCAGACAGGATCAGACCGAAAGAGAAGTTGCCAAAAAT ATGGTCAATCAAGTTCTTCTGAgaaaaccgggggggggggggggggaggttttTCAGGAGTACCACAAAACAAAGTCACTGACTAGTGCAACAAGGAGACTGCTTGTCAACATCTTGGTTGCTGACATGGTGGAGGTGCATGG ATGGATCCCTTCCCAGGCCATAAAGGTGAAATATGCGCAAGGCATTGTAGCCTTATTCCCATACCTGGAAGATCCATTGTCCAAGCATGGATAT GAACACTTTTATGATGCGGCATCAGGCTCCGGGTACATTTCGTGGCGTCTCAAGACGGTACAACGAAGTTTGGCTGATCACTCAAGGTCTCCTGTGGCAGTGGGTGAAAGCAGTGGTGGGCCAAAGGCTACAAGACTCTTGGCTACTACAATACAACAGTTGACTGGTCAGGAGTGTGAAGAGGCAATGTCTATGATGAATCATTCATCTGATGAAGCAGTAGTTCGAGAGAAAATGAAGGCCACTTTTGAACACCGACAGAAACTTGTCCATGATCCCGACACGTCCATGGATGTTCTTGACATCTTCCCAAGATTTCTTGACATTCCTGGCCTT ATTGAGCAGGACTTCCTTGCGCTTTTTGGAGAGGAGACATCTGGGAAGTTCTTGGCCAAGTGGCCAACATTCTTCAGGCCTCACATCATTGAAGATGCCAAAGGGCTGGTGTCCACTGCACATGTCGAAGACCTTCTTTGTTCTGCTCAAGGAGATGGTGATCGTG GATGGGACAGTGATATTGCTTCATTGTGCCTGCTGCTACATCTCATTCCACCAACGTCGAAGGGTCACAAGAAGGCTGCAAAAGTCAGTGCACTCCAGGCAGAGGACTACTTGGTGAAGTATATGCAG ATTGGTACAAGCATGCAGATTTTCCTGTCCAGATTGGAACCATCGCAGCCATTCATGCTCTGCATCGGGGAACAGAAGAATAAGATCCACAAGTTCTACATAATCATTGACAGTCAGGCAGTACCATGCAGAGCACAAACATCAGTAGCTGCATTTGACGAACTGTTCAAGGCCCACTTTGTTTTCGGAACATCATATTGTGAGGCACTTGATGGTTTTTACAGTTTCATTCAAACGGCAGTATACAATATTGATGTGGGCAAGACAAAAGAAAAACCAAGAGTCCGGGAACTGAGGGCCAGATATCTCAATGTGAAAAAGTAA
- the LOC132870679 gene encoding uncharacterized protein LOC132870679 isoform X2, giving the protein MSRVLVMLNLTKVRLEYYLWIFVVQFLAWRMLVKVKCREKQRYVKITESDGTYDYQQFHQAVIEKFGLPHFTNIVYKDSSGTELDADIFSELLEKGKELITAVVNDDSEDISSEASCSDASTVILDEIPSKISRQDQTEREVAKNMVNQVLLRKPGGGGGEVFQEYHKTKSLTSATRRLLVNILVADMVEVHGWIPSQAIKVKYAQGIVALFPYLEDPLSKHGYEHFYDAASGSGYISWRLKTVQRSLADHSRSPVAVGESSGGPKATRLLATTIQQLTGQECEEAMSMMNHSSDEAVVREKMKATFEHRQKLVHDPDTSMDVLDIFPRFLDIPGLIEQDFLALFGEETSGKFLAKWPTFFRPHIIEDAKGLVSTAHVEDLLCSAQGDGDRGWDSDIASLCLLLHLIPPTSKGHKKAAKVSALQAEDYLVKYMQIGTSMQIFLSRLEPSQPFMLCIGEQKNKIHKFYIIIDSQAVPCRAQTSVAAFDELFKAHFVFGTSYCEALDGFYSFIQTAVYNIDVGKTKEKPRVRELRARYLNVKK; this is encoded by the exons ATGAGTAGAGTGCTGGTGATGTTGAATCTGACTAAAG TACGACTGGAATATTATCTTTGGATTTTTGTGGTGCAGTTCCTAGCTTGG AGAATGCTTGTGAAAGTTAAGTGCCGAGAAAAACAGAGATATGTGAAGATCACAGAGAGTGATGGGACCTATGACTACCAGCAGTTTCACCAAGCAG TCATAGAGAAATTTGGTCTGCCTCACTTCACCAACATTGTTTACAAAGACTCCTCAGGAACAGAACTGGATGCAGACATCTTCTCCGAACTGTTGGAGAAGGGAAAGGAGTTGATAACGGCTGTTGTGAATGATG attcagaggataTATCTTCTGAAGCATCATGCTCAGACGCCTCTACAGTTATTTTGGATGAGATTCCAAGCAAGATATCCAGACAGGATCAGACCGAAAGAGAAGTTGCCAAAAAT ATGGTCAATCAAGTTCTTCTGAgaaaaccgggggggggggggggggaggttttTCAGGAGTACCACAAAACAAAGTCACTGACTAGTGCAACAAGGAGACTGCTTGTCAACATCTTGGTTGCTGACATGGTGGAGGTGCATGG ATGGATCCCTTCCCAGGCCATAAAGGTGAAATATGCGCAAGGCATTGTAGCCTTATTCCCATACCTGGAAGATCCATTGTCCAAGCATGGATAT GAACACTTTTATGATGCGGCATCAGGCTCCGGGTACATTTCGTGGCGTCTCAAGACGGTACAACGAAGTTTGGCTGATCACTCAAGGTCTCCTGTGGCAGTGGGTGAAAGCAGTGGTGGGCCAAAGGCTACAAGACTCTTGGCTACTACAATACAACAGTTGACTGGTCAGGAGTGTGAAGAGGCAATGTCTATGATGAATCATTCATCTGATGAAGCAGTAGTTCGAGAGAAAATGAAGGCCACTTTTGAACACCGACAGAAACTTGTCCATGATCCCGACACGTCCATGGATGTTCTTGACATCTTCCCAAGATTTCTTGACATTCCTGGCCTT ATTGAGCAGGACTTCCTTGCGCTTTTTGGAGAGGAGACATCTGGGAAGTTCTTGGCCAAGTGGCCAACATTCTTCAGGCCTCACATCATTGAAGATGCCAAAGGGCTGGTGTCCACTGCACATGTCGAAGACCTTCTTTGTTCTGCTCAAGGAGATGGTGATCGTG GATGGGACAGTGATATTGCTTCATTGTGCCTGCTGCTACATCTCATTCCACCAACGTCGAAGGGTCACAAGAAGGCTGCAAAAGTCAGTGCACTCCAGGCAGAGGACTACTTGGTGAAGTATATGCAG ATTGGTACAAGCATGCAGATTTTCCTGTCCAGATTGGAACCATCGCAGCCATTCATGCTCTGCATCGGGGAACAGAAGAATAAGATCCACAAGTTCTACATAATCATTGACAGTCAGGCAGTACCATGCAGAGCACAAACATCAGTAGCTGCATTTGACGAACTGTTCAAGGCCCACTTTGTTTTCGGAACATCATATTGTGAGGCACTTGATGGTTTTTACAGTTTCATTCAAACGGCAGTATACAATATTGATGTGGGCAAGACAAAAGAAAAACCAAGAGTCCGGGAACTGAGGGCCAGATATCTCAATGTGAAAAAGTAA
- the LOC132870679 gene encoding uncharacterized protein LOC132870679 isoform X3 encodes MFLLICYKIIHITLRFSVFAVRLEYYLWIFVVQFLAWRMLVKVKCREKQRYVKITESDGTYDYQQFHQADSSGTELDADIFSELLEKGKELITAVVNDDSEDISSEASCSDASTVILDEIPSKISRQDQTEREVAKNMVNQVLLRKPGGGGGEVFQEYHKTKSLTSATRRLLVNILVADMVEVHGWIPSQAIKVKYAQGIVALFPYLEDPLSKHGYEHFYDAASGSGYISWRLKTVQRSLADHSRSPVAVGESSGGPKATRLLATTIQQLTGQECEEAMSMMNHSSDEAVVREKMKATFEHRQKLVHDPDTSMDVLDIFPRFLDIPGLIEQDFLALFGEETSGKFLAKWPTFFRPHIIEDAKGLVSTAHVEDLLCSAQGDGDRGWDSDIASLCLLLHLIPPTSKGHKKAAKVSALQAEDYLVKYMQIGTSMQIFLSRLEPSQPFMLCIGEQKNKIHKFYIIIDSQAVPCRAQTSVAAFDELFKAHFVFGTSYCEALDGFYSFIQTAVYNIDVGKTKEKPRVRELRARYLNVKK; translated from the exons ATGTTCCTTTTAATATGCTACAAAATCATCCATATAACGCTTCGTTTTTCTGTGTTTGCAGTACGACTGGAATATTATCTTTGGATTTTTGTGGTGCAGTTCCTAGCTTGG AGAATGCTTGTGAAAGTTAAGTGCCGAGAAAAACAGAGATATGTGAAGATCACAGAGAGTGATGGGACCTATGACTACCAGCAGTTTCACCAAGCAG ACTCCTCAGGAACAGAACTGGATGCAGACATCTTCTCCGAACTGTTGGAGAAGGGAAAGGAGTTGATAACGGCTGTTGTGAATGATG attcagaggataTATCTTCTGAAGCATCATGCTCAGACGCCTCTACAGTTATTTTGGATGAGATTCCAAGCAAGATATCCAGACAGGATCAGACCGAAAGAGAAGTTGCCAAAAAT ATGGTCAATCAAGTTCTTCTGAgaaaaccgggggggggggggggggaggttttTCAGGAGTACCACAAAACAAAGTCACTGACTAGTGCAACAAGGAGACTGCTTGTCAACATCTTGGTTGCTGACATGGTGGAGGTGCATGG ATGGATCCCTTCCCAGGCCATAAAGGTGAAATATGCGCAAGGCATTGTAGCCTTATTCCCATACCTGGAAGATCCATTGTCCAAGCATGGATAT GAACACTTTTATGATGCGGCATCAGGCTCCGGGTACATTTCGTGGCGTCTCAAGACGGTACAACGAAGTTTGGCTGATCACTCAAGGTCTCCTGTGGCAGTGGGTGAAAGCAGTGGTGGGCCAAAGGCTACAAGACTCTTGGCTACTACAATACAACAGTTGACTGGTCAGGAGTGTGAAGAGGCAATGTCTATGATGAATCATTCATCTGATGAAGCAGTAGTTCGAGAGAAAATGAAGGCCACTTTTGAACACCGACAGAAACTTGTCCATGATCCCGACACGTCCATGGATGTTCTTGACATCTTCCCAAGATTTCTTGACATTCCTGGCCTT ATTGAGCAGGACTTCCTTGCGCTTTTTGGAGAGGAGACATCTGGGAAGTTCTTGGCCAAGTGGCCAACATTCTTCAGGCCTCACATCATTGAAGATGCCAAAGGGCTGGTGTCCACTGCACATGTCGAAGACCTTCTTTGTTCTGCTCAAGGAGATGGTGATCGTG GATGGGACAGTGATATTGCTTCATTGTGCCTGCTGCTACATCTCATTCCACCAACGTCGAAGGGTCACAAGAAGGCTGCAAAAGTCAGTGCACTCCAGGCAGAGGACTACTTGGTGAAGTATATGCAG ATTGGTACAAGCATGCAGATTTTCCTGTCCAGATTGGAACCATCGCAGCCATTCATGCTCTGCATCGGGGAACAGAAGAATAAGATCCACAAGTTCTACATAATCATTGACAGTCAGGCAGTACCATGCAGAGCACAAACATCAGTAGCTGCATTTGACGAACTGTTCAAGGCCCACTTTGTTTTCGGAACATCATATTGTGAGGCACTTGATGGTTTTTACAGTTTCATTCAAACGGCAGTATACAATATTGATGTGGGCAAGACAAAAGAAAAACCAAGAGTCCGGGAACTGAGGGCCAGATATCTCAATGTGAAAAAGTAA